From Acidovorax sp. 1608163:
CGTCCATCGACCTGGGCGAGATCACCGACAAGGGCTCGGTCAACCAGCGCGCCGTGCTCAAGCACCGCGATGCGCTGGTGCAGGCCCTGCACGCCGACACGGCGCCCCACATCCTCAAGCCCGGCGCCTGAGCCCCCACGCCCACACGACCCGCCGTAAACACAGGCACGACAGCCCGACAGGACACACACCATGCAAATTCAAGGACAAGCCGCCCTCGTCACCGGCGGCGCATCGGGCCTCGGTGAGGCCACCGCGCGCGAACTGGCCCGCCTGGGCGCCAAGGTCGCCGTGCTCGACCGCAATGCCGAGCTGGCCGAAAAGGTCGCCGCCGACATTGGCGGCGTTGCCTGCCCCTGCGACATCACCGACGCCGCCAGCGTGACGGCCGCGCTGGAGAAGGCCGCCGCCGCCCACGGCCCCGCCCGCATCCTCATGAACGTGGCCGGCATTGGAAGCGCCAAGCGCGTGGTGCAGCGCGACGGCAGCGCCGCGCCGCTGGAAGACTTTGTGCGCGTGGTGCAGATCAACCTGATCGGCACCTACAACGTGAGCCGCCTGTTTGCCGCCGCTTGTGCCAAGCTGCCCGTGCTGGACAACGGCGAGCGCGGCGTGATGGTGTTCACAGCCTCCGTCGCGGCCTTTGA
This genomic window contains:
- a CDS encoding SDR family NAD(P)-dependent oxidoreductase, with protein sequence MQIQGQAALVTGGASGLGEATARELARLGAKVAVLDRNAELAEKVAADIGGVACPCDITDAASVTAALEKAAAAHGPARILMNVAGIGSAKRVVQRDGSAAPLEDFVRVVQINLIGTYNVSRLFAAACAKLPVLDNGERGVMVFTASVAAFDGQVGQQAYSASKAGLAGMTLPMARDLAQHAIRVCTVAPGLFATPLMQELPEAVQQSLAASIPFPPRLGKPQEFAELACHIVTNGHLNGEVIRLDGALRMAPR